From Woronichinia naegeliana WA131, the proteins below share one genomic window:
- a CDS encoding alcohol dehydrogenase catalytic domain-containing protein → MRTDLPTPVLASDEALVKVLQAGICNTDLELLRGYYPYRGVLGHEFVGMVEQGPAHLIGQRVVGEINATCGHCSFCLSGQSTHCENRTVLGIVNRNGAFADYLTLPVQNLHSVPDALTTDAATFTEPVAAALEIQEQVKISPNDRVLVVGDGKLGQLVAQTLALTGCDLWVIGRHLEKLEHLRHLGIQTGLAESLIPRSFDLAVECTGNPEGFAIARQGLRPRGTLILKSTYANPLSLDISAIVVDEITLIGSRCGPFAPALQLLAEGKIKVLDLVQAKYPLEDGLTAFAHAQKRGVLKILLEMN, encoded by the coding sequence TTGCGAACCGATCTTCCTACTCCCGTCCTAGCCTCAGATGAAGCCTTGGTAAAGGTTCTACAGGCCGGTATTTGTAACACCGATCTAGAATTATTGCGCGGTTATTATCCCTATCGGGGGGTATTGGGTCACGAATTTGTTGGCATGGTAGAGCAGGGGCCAGCCCATTTAATCGGGCAGAGGGTCGTCGGAGAGATTAATGCAACCTGCGGTCATTGTAGTTTTTGCCTGTCAGGACAATCTACCCATTGTGAAAATCGGACGGTATTGGGCATTGTCAATCGGAATGGAGCCTTTGCTGACTATTTAACCCTACCAGTCCAAAATCTTCATTCTGTCCCAGATGCCCTGACGACGGATGCAGCGACTTTTACAGAACCGGTGGCGGCGGCTTTAGAGATTCAAGAACAGGTAAAAATTAGCCCCAATGATCGGGTTTTGGTGGTTGGAGATGGCAAATTGGGCCAGTTAGTGGCTCAAACTTTAGCGTTAACGGGCTGTGATCTCTGGGTGATCGGTCGTCATCTGGAAAAATTAGAGCATTTACGCCATTTAGGGATTCAAACGGGTTTGGCAGAGAGTTTGATTCCTAGAAGTTTTGATCTAGCGGTGGAATGTACTGGCAATCCTGAAGGCTTTGCGATCGCCCGTCAAGGGTTGCGTCCGAGGGGAACGTTGATTTTAAAAAGTACCTATGCTAATCCTCTGAGTCTAGATATTTCGGCGATCGTGGTGGATGAAATTACGTTGATCGGTTCTCGCTGTGGCCCTTTTGCTCCCGCCTTGCAATTATTAGCCGAAGGAAAAATTAAAGTATTAGATCTCGTTCAAGCGAAATATCCTTTAGAAGATGGGTTAACGGCCTTTGCCCACGCTCAGAAAAGAGGGGTTTTAAAGATCTTGCTAGAGATGAATTAA
- a CDS encoding peroxiredoxin — protein MTECLRVGQAAPDFTATAVVDQEFKTIKLSDYRGKYVVLFFYPLDFTFVCPTEIIAFSDRYEEFSKLNTEVLGTSVDSVFSHLAWVQTDRKQGGLGDIAYPLVADIKKEISAAYNVLDPEEGIALRGLFIIDKDGVIQHSTINNLSFGRSVDETLRTLKALQYVQSHPDEVCPAGWQEGDKTMNPDPVKSKAYFAAV, from the coding sequence ATGACAGAATGTTTACGTGTCGGTCAAGCAGCCCCTGATTTTACGGCAACGGCTGTGGTGGATCAGGAGTTCAAGACCATCAAACTCTCTGATTATCGGGGTAAATATGTTGTTCTCTTCTTTTATCCCCTCGACTTTACCTTTGTTTGCCCCACCGAAATTATTGCCTTCAGCGATCGCTACGAAGAATTCAGCAAACTCAACACAGAAGTTCTAGGAACTTCCGTTGATAGCGTCTTTTCTCACCTAGCTTGGGTACAAACCGATCGCAAACAGGGTGGTTTAGGCGACATTGCCTATCCCCTCGTTGCCGATATCAAAAAAGAAATCAGTGCTGCCTATAACGTTCTCGATCCAGAAGAAGGTATTGCTCTGCGGGGTCTATTTATCATCGACAAAGATGGTGTGATCCAACATTCCACCATTAACAACCTCTCCTTTGGTCGCAGTGTCGATGAAACCCTACGGACACTCAAAGCCCTTCAATACGTTCAATCCCATCCCGATGAAGTCTGCCCGGCTGGTTGGCAAGAAGGGGATAAAACGATGAACCCTGATCCGGTCAAATCAAAAGCTTACTTCGCTGCTGTTTAA